A genomic window from Candidatus Bathyarchaeota archaeon includes:
- a CDS encoding Gfo/Idh/MocA family oxidoreductase, with product MNVPLCVAVVGCGQIAEVHVNAWRHAGAKVMAVCDKNTSLAESKAKKWNIPHFYEDVSQLIKEEKIDFASICTPATVRLSIVEPLMANGIHVVIEKPFAMSVTEAEKMVELKNKYDVRLSVVHNWLFSHIMKKTLNILEKKKIGEILGFEMDLSHTKEDSMAADSAHWCHSLEAGRFGEMLPHPIYVTLAILGEVKVKHVLGSKLGSYPWMPIDELHILLQDETNRLASIYVSFNTARQETTLKIFGTTGVLEVNLSNNILIKKHYREIKNADIIKDNLRLIKDHMTSSFSIGKAILTKQYQSMHTNFIKDFVNSLKNNMEPPVTAEEALEVVKLHTDLCSSIHELYFSD from the coding sequence ATGAATGTTCCATTATGTGTGGCTGTAGTAGGCTGTGGACAAATCGCAGAAGTTCATGTAAATGCTTGGAGACATGCGGGCGCTAAAGTAATGGCAGTTTGTGACAAGAACACTTCTCTAGCAGAATCCAAAGCAAAAAAATGGAATATTCCTCATTTTTACGAAGATGTTTCCCAGCTGATTAAAGAAGAAAAAATTGATTTTGCATCAATCTGTACACCAGCAACCGTCCGGTTGAGTATTGTTGAGCCCCTTATGGCTAATGGAATACATGTGGTAATCGAAAAGCCGTTTGCGATGTCTGTTACTGAAGCCGAAAAAATGGTGGAGTTAAAAAACAAATATGATGTAAGGCTCTCAGTAGTTCATAATTGGCTTTTTTCACATATCATGAAAAAGACACTAAACATCTTAGAAAAAAAGAAAATTGGCGAGATATTAGGCTTTGAGATGGATTTATCACACACAAAGGAGGATTCAATGGCGGCTGACTCGGCTCATTGGTGTCATTCACTAGAAGCAGGACGTTTTGGCGAGATGTTGCCCCATCCAATATATGTAACTTTAGCTATTCTAGGTGAAGTAAAAGTCAAGCATGTTTTAGGCTCAAAATTAGGTAGCTATCCGTGGATGCCTATAGATGAGTTACATATTTTACTACAAGATGAAACGAACAGACTAGCATCAATTTATGTTTCCTTTAATACCGCCCGCCAAGAAACGACACTCAAAATATTCGGGACTACGGGAGTTCTCGAAGTAAATTTATCCAATAATATTTTAATTAAAAAACACTATAGAGAAATTAAGAACGCAGACATAATCAAGGATAATCTTCGATTGATAAAAGATCATATGACTTCCTCTTTTTCTATCGGAAAAGCCATTCTAACTAAACAATATCAAAGCATGCACACAAACTTCATCAAAGACTTCGTGAACAGCTTAAAAAACAATATGGAACCACCAGTAACCGCAGAAGAAGCCCTAGAAGTAGTAAAACTACATACTGATTTATGCTCTAGCATTCATGAGCTATATTTTTCTGATTAA
- a CDS encoding class I SAM-dependent methyltransferase gives MKVSDEEIKIYDNFALDLSQGVDVVDRDTYEVIIDSRRKELIKRWLADKKGLILDYGCGDGSFSRFINVKNKKDVIGVDLSSGIVRYASTKDKNVDYLVVDCHALPFRNESFDGIIAIGIFHHLDLPKAMSECKRLLRRDGFICVFEPNSLCPLSSMGRRFFKTKIHTPNERTYTYWSFINEFKKNKFVQVELLFLSFMGFIFPFIWASNYSRLFAFLKRYTHVLKTIDTFFEKTPIAKHFCWMFVILGMKKSDFDS, from the coding sequence GTGAAAGTTTCTGATGAAGAAATTAAAATATATGATAACTTTGCCTTAGACTTATCTCAGGGTGTTGATGTTGTTGATCGTGATACTTATGAAGTGATAATTGACTCAAGAAGAAAAGAACTTATAAAACGTTGGTTAGCCGATAAGAAAGGTCTGATTTTGGATTATGGATGTGGCGACGGCTCTTTTTCTAGATTTATTAATGTAAAAAATAAAAAAGATGTGATAGGGGTTGATTTATCTAGTGGAATTGTTAGGTACGCTTCAACGAAAGACAAAAATGTTGATTATTTGGTCGTAGATTGTCATGCGCTTCCATTTCGAAATGAATCATTTGATGGTATTATTGCGATAGGCATATTTCATCATCTAGATTTACCAAAGGCTATGTCAGAGTGTAAAAGGCTTCTTCGGAGAGACGGTTTTATCTGTGTATTTGAACCTAATTCTCTATGTCCCCTATCATCCATGGGGAGAAGATTCTTCAAAACAAAAATTCATACTCCAAATGAGAGAACATACACTTATTGGTCATTTATTAATGAATTTAAGAAAAATAAATTTGTTCAAGTGGAGTTACTTTTTCTGTCTTTTATGGGGTTTATCTTTCCTTTTATATGGGCATCGAATTATTCTCGCCTGTTTGCTTTTCTAAAAAGGTACACACACGTTCTTAAAACAATTGACACATTTTTCGAAAAAACTCCCATAGCTAAACATTTTTGTTGGATGTTCGTGATTTTAGGTATGAAAAAAAGTGATTTTGATTCATAA
- a CDS encoding glycosyltransferase has protein sequence MCEHIKILEVTPTFPPAWSYGGITNAVFELTKELSTRGHDIEVWTSDAFDLYSRVKNLDTCTVKKVAKVRYFKNLSFTLTRSLNIHVTPGILMAAKNELQNFDVVHFHGARIFQNAAVYPYVKKHGIPYLLQAHGTLLKIIAKQRLKWGYDVLFGYNMLKNASKVIALNRFEADQYVGMGVPEEKIAILPNGIDLSEYGNLPPKGSFKNKFGVADDEKIVLYVGRLHASKGLDLLAHAFKLVLETVNQVRLVVVGPDDGGYAATFSNLISELGIEEKVLLAGFVKKRDKLAAFVDSDVFVTPRFSGFPITFLESCLAGCPIVTASNELDWIHNNVGYVTEYSSGALAKAIATILIVDQINIKFQKNTKKTIKKFDISTVTQQLESVYKEACSCGCYRKEG, from the coding sequence GTGTGTGAGCATATAAAAATACTAGAAGTTACGCCAACTTTCCCTCCTGCATGGTCTTATGGAGGAATAACTAATGCGGTTTTTGAGCTAACTAAAGAGCTTTCCACAAGGGGACATGATATTGAGGTATGGACAAGTGATGCGTTTGATTTATATTCACGTGTAAAAAATCTTGACACATGCACTGTCAAAAAGGTGGCAAAAGTTCGCTATTTCAAAAACTTAAGTTTTACTTTAACACGTTCGCTGAACATACATGTAACTCCAGGTATACTAATGGCTGCAAAAAATGAATTGCAAAATTTTGATGTTGTGCATTTCCATGGCGCTAGAATATTCCAGAACGCAGCTGTATACCCTTATGTAAAGAAACATGGCATTCCATATTTGTTGCAAGCTCATGGTACGTTACTCAAAATTATTGCTAAACAACGATTAAAATGGGGCTATGATGTTTTATTTGGTTATAACATGTTAAAGAACGCCTCGAAAGTTATTGCTCTTAATCGGTTTGAGGCTGATCAGTATGTTGGTATGGGCGTTCCTGAAGAAAAAATCGCCATATTACCCAACGGCATAGATTTGTCAGAGTATGGTAATTTGCCGCCTAAAGGTTCTTTCAAGAATAAATTTGGTGTTGCTGATGATGAGAAAATAGTGTTGTATGTTGGGAGGTTGCATGCAAGTAAAGGTTTGGATCTTTTAGCTCATGCATTCAAACTTGTTTTAGAGACTGTAAATCAAGTGAGGCTTGTGGTTGTTGGACCGGATGACGGCGGTTATGCAGCAACATTTTCTAACTTAATATCTGAGTTGGGAATTGAAGAAAAAGTGCTTTTGGCTGGGTTTGTAAAGAAAAGGGACAAGTTGGCTGCCTTCGTTGACAGTGACGTTTTCGTTACTCCCCGTTTTTCTGGGTTTCCAATCACTTTTCTGGAGTCTTGCCTCGCAGGTTGCCCCATAGTTACAGCATCAAATGAACTGGATTGGATTCACAACAACGTCGGATACGTCACAGAATACTCCTCTGGGGCGCTCGCAAAAGCTATAGCAACCATACTAATAGTTGATCAGATAAACATAAAATTCCAAAAAAACACCAAAAAAACAATCAAAAAATTCGATATCTCTACAGTAACCCAACAACTGGAAAGTGTCTATAAAGAAGCTTGCTCGTGCGGTTGCTATAGAAAAGAAGGCTGA
- a CDS encoding NAD-dependent epimerase/dehydratase family protein → MTDRILVTGGGGFIGSHLARHLYSQGNFVRIVDIKFDDYISEKYYTEKFQLDLTIRENCNAATKGIDKVYNLAANMGGIGFITSVGAEVMHDNVLINAQMLEASRRNGVERFLFTSSACAYPTYKQTDPNVTGLKEEDAYPADPDNFYGWEKLYTEKMCEAYQRDYGMDIRVLRYHNIYGPEGTYKGGREKAPAALCRKVAEASNPGSLNIWGDGKQTRSFCYIDDCVRGTISLMELDYDKPINIGSERLVTINELAKMIIEISGKDITLEHDLSAPQGVRGRNADISLARKVLGWEPKVSLEEGLAKTYRWIAEQHATVQ, encoded by the coding sequence TTGACTGATAGAATATTAGTAACTGGTGGTGGCGGCTTCATTGGAAGTCATCTTGCAAGGCACCTTTATTCTCAAGGTAACTTTGTACGCATTGTAGACATAAAATTTGATGACTATATCAGTGAAAAATATTATACCGAAAAATTTCAGCTAGATTTGACCATTCGTGAGAACTGTAATGCTGCAACAAAAGGAATAGACAAAGTGTATAACCTTGCAGCAAATATGGGTGGCATTGGGTTTATTACTTCTGTGGGGGCTGAAGTGATGCATGATAATGTGTTGATTAATGCTCAGATGCTTGAGGCATCACGAAGGAATGGTGTCGAGCGGTTTTTGTTTACTTCGTCGGCTTGTGCTTATCCAACGTACAAACAGACTGACCCAAACGTTACTGGCTTAAAAGAAGAGGATGCGTATCCGGCTGATCCTGACAATTTTTATGGCTGGGAAAAACTCTATACCGAGAAAATGTGTGAGGCATATCAGCGAGATTATGGCATGGACATTCGGGTTCTCAGGTACCATAACATTTACGGTCCTGAGGGAACCTATAAGGGTGGAAGGGAAAAGGCTCCTGCTGCTTTATGCAGAAAGGTCGCTGAGGCGTCTAATCCGGGCTCTTTGAATATTTGGGGTGATGGTAAACAGACCCGTTCCTTCTGTTATATTGATGATTGTGTAAGGGGGACTATCTCGTTGATGGAGTTGGATTACGATAAGCCCATAAACATCGGATCTGAAAGACTCGTTACTATCAATGAATTGGCTAAGATGATCATTGAGATTTCTGGGAAAGATATAACATTGGAGCATGATTTATCTGCTCCTCAGGGTGTCAGAGGAAGAAACGCGGACATATCTTTAGCACGGAAGGTTTTAGGTTGGGAACCCAAAGTTAGTCTTGAAGAAGGGCTAGCCAAAACTTACCGATGGATTGCAGAACAACACGCTACAGTTCAATAG
- a CDS encoding glycosyltransferase has product MRRKGARVIFDLNDAIFLPTGSLCKIKFRTSFCLEKIIQKSDFVTVNGHYLLRYVKSLNDNATFIHDPIDTTLFTPNFKKRGNKITIGWEGTPSNHYQNLALIKEPLTKLAKKFDIRFKIVSYLGDLKVKNMFNELEGLTEIDYGSKHWVPMNKFPELLSDFDIMVAPLHKTAWYEGKSALRAGLGMAMGIPVVASPVGEQKHLIKHGINGFLAKNKEEWYQQLKFLIERSDSRREIGRKGRETAEKELSLQVCGEKLYNILKALTE; this is encoded by the coding sequence TTGAGGCGTAAAGGAGCAAGGGTCATATTTGATTTAAACGATGCAATATTTTTGCCTACTGGAAGTCTTTGTAAAATCAAGTTTAGGACATCGTTTTGTTTGGAGAAAATAATCCAAAAGTCAGATTTTGTTACAGTAAATGGGCATTATCTATTGCGTTACGTGAAATCACTCAATGACAATGCAACATTTATACACGATCCAATTGACACTACACTTTTCACACCTAATTTCAAAAAAAGGGGTAATAAAATAACTATAGGTTGGGAGGGAACTCCTAGTAATCATTATCAAAATTTGGCTCTTATAAAAGAACCTCTCACAAAATTAGCTAAAAAGTTTGATATTAGGTTCAAAATTGTTTCTTATTTGGGCGATTTAAAAGTTAAAAATATGTTCAATGAACTAGAAGGATTAACGGAAATTGATTACGGATCTAAACATTGGGTTCCCATGAACAAGTTTCCTGAACTCTTGTCTGATTTTGATATAATGGTGGCTCCTCTTCACAAAACTGCGTGGTATGAAGGAAAAAGTGCGTTAAGAGCAGGTTTGGGTATGGCTATGGGCATTCCTGTTGTCGCAAGCCCGGTAGGAGAACAAAAACATCTTATAAAGCATGGAATAAACGGATTTCTAGCTAAAAACAAAGAAGAATGGTACCAACAGCTCAAGTTTTTAATAGAGAGAAGTGATTCAAGGCGAGAAATAGGACGAAAGGGAAGGGAGACAGCCGAAAAAGAACTATCTTTACAGGTGTGTGGCGAGAAGTTATACAATATCTTGAAGGCATTAACAGAATGA
- a CDS encoding glycosyltransferase family 4 protein codes for MVMHENLKALVLAQYFAPDMGGGSTRASNVVKGLLSRGCEVTVVAAFPHYPHGDVPKEYRGKAVVCEWFGAAKVYRVWVPNLPHSSPLKRLVLHFCFCVSSLFALPFVGKVDVVWGANPNLFSFFPSLVYGVTKGVPIVRNVDDLWPEVFYELGYVKSKLVKKALDLLAWFSYVVPSAITPISEGYKQFIVSKYTVSPEKIHVIEVGIDNLKTIESTKPDNRFTLMYSGVLGLGYDFDVVLDAAQLLVEYEDVVFVIRGVGEKARELKETISERSLRNVVLDTRFLPKDELATILGSADIFMLPMAGMGFVDLGLPTKVFEYQAYGKPIICVSGGEPARYIESTNSGLIVKPEDASGLAESIIRLFRDRSVGVELGVNGKKYVSEHLMSERIGERMYKVFLSCNAKIHTTN; via the coding sequence TTGGTTATGCATGAAAATTTGAAAGCTTTGGTTTTAGCTCAATATTTTGCTCCTGACATGGGCGGGGGTAGCACACGGGCTTCTAATGTTGTTAAGGGTTTGCTTAGTAGGGGCTGTGAAGTTACTGTAGTGGCTGCTTTTCCTCATTATCCACATGGTGATGTGCCCAAAGAGTATCGGGGTAAGGCTGTTGTTTGTGAGTGGTTTGGTGCTGCAAAGGTTTATCGCGTATGGGTTCCAAATTTGCCGCATAGCAGTCCCTTGAAGAGGTTGGTGTTGCATTTTTGTTTTTGTGTTTCTTCTTTGTTTGCTTTGCCTTTTGTGGGTAAGGTGGATGTGGTTTGGGGTGCTAATCCTAATTTGTTTTCTTTCTTTCCCAGTCTGGTTTATGGCGTTACAAAAGGTGTACCTATAGTAAGGAATGTTGATGATTTGTGGCCTGAGGTGTTTTATGAGTTGGGTTATGTGAAGTCGAAGCTTGTAAAGAAGGCGCTGGATCTTTTGGCTTGGTTCTCTTACGTTGTTCCTTCGGCGATTACTCCGATAAGTGAAGGATATAAACAGTTTATAGTTTCTAAATATACTGTTTCTCCAGAGAAGATTCATGTTATTGAGGTTGGAATTGACAACCTAAAAACCATAGAATCCACAAAACCAGATAATCGTTTTACTCTTATGTACTCTGGAGTGTTAGGATTAGGATACGATTTTGATGTTGTTTTAGATGCTGCGCAGCTTCTGGTAGAATATGAAGATGTTGTGTTTGTTATTCGAGGAGTTGGAGAAAAAGCTAGAGAGCTAAAAGAAACCATTAGTGAACGGAGTCTTCGAAATGTTGTTTTGGATACGCGATTTCTGCCTAAGGATGAGTTGGCTACTATATTGGGGTCAGCTGATATTTTTATGCTCCCAATGGCAGGCATGGGTTTTGTGGATTTGGGGCTTCCCACTAAAGTTTTCGAGTATCAAGCTTACGGTAAGCCTATTATCTGTGTTTCCGGTGGTGAACCTGCTAGGTATATCGAGTCAACTAACTCAGGTTTAATTGTGAAACCTGAAGATGCAAGCGGTTTAGCAGAGAGCATTATCAGATTATTTCGGGATAGATCCGTTGGCGTAGAACTTGGAGTAAACGGCAAGAAATACGTTTCAGAGCATTTAATGTCAGAAAGAATCGGTGAACGAATGTACAAGGTGTTCCTTTCATGCAATGCAAAGATTCATACTACGAATTAA
- a CDS encoding glycosyltransferase family 2 protein: MTLLKQKPEEFVSPQQKPLVVAGIPAYNEEGTIAKIVLEAQKHADVVLVCDDGSTDSTADIAEKMGADVTKHEKNMGYGAAIKTLFEMARELNADVLVTIDGDGQHDPSEIPRLVKPVLENKVDVVLGSRFLHSKANGVPRYRSWGIRLITRLTGAVSRHRFEDAQCGFRVYGRKAIAELDLVENGMGSSVEVLMKAKRQKLTVAEVPAKCEYKKLEKTSTHNAFRHGTGVLMSIMRLVVEESPLVFLGLPGLLSLLTGTGFGIWMLQNYVVTRQIITNVALAAIAFILIGMFSIFTAITLYAISRQAQKNGNNHNHGGN; encoded by the coding sequence TTGACTTTGCTCAAACAAAAACCCGAAGAATTTGTTTCTCCACAGCAAAAACCTTTGGTTGTAGCTGGCATTCCTGCTTATAATGAAGAAGGTACCATTGCGAAAATTGTTTTAGAAGCTCAAAAACATGCTGATGTCGTACTAGTCTGTGATGATGGTTCTACAGATTCTACTGCAGACATTGCTGAAAAAATGGGTGCAGATGTGACTAAGCATGAAAAGAACATGGGTTACGGCGCAGCCATAAAAACCCTCTTTGAAATGGCAAGAGAATTGAATGCAGATGTCTTAGTTACGATAGATGGCGATGGCCAACATGATCCATCCGAGATTCCGCGTCTGGTTAAGCCTGTTTTAGAGAATAAGGTTGATGTCGTGTTAGGTTCACGTTTCTTGCACTCTAAAGCGAATGGTGTTCCCCGTTACCGCAGTTGGGGAATCAGACTGATTACCCGGTTGACTGGCGCTGTTTCTCGTCACAGGTTCGAGGATGCTCAGTGTGGGTTCCGTGTTTATGGGCGTAAAGCTATCGCAGAGTTGGATTTGGTCGAGAACGGTATGGGTTCTAGTGTTGAGGTTTTGATGAAGGCTAAGCGCCAAAAATTAACTGTTGCTGAAGTTCCCGCAAAATGTGAATACAAGAAATTAGAGAAGACATCAACCCATAATGCCTTTCGGCATGGAACAGGTGTACTAATGTCCATTATGCGATTAGTTGTTGAGGAGAGTCCTTTAGTGTTTTTGGGTTTACCGGGTCTACTTTCTCTTTTAACTGGCACAGGTTTTGGAATATGGATGCTACAAAATTACGTTGTGACCCGCCAGATAATAACAAATGTTGCTTTGGCTGCCATAGCCTTCATTCTAATTGGAATGTTCAGCATCTTCACCGCGATTACTTTGTATGCGATTTCTAGGCAAGCCCAAAAGAACGGCAACAACCACAATCATGGAGGTAATTAA
- a CDS encoding glycosyltransferase — MCTLRILIVHTTNPRHTFGDRIRVENVQKSLSKAGFHVFDTRIPLSYNRYTFIRPRASKDILDNLFPLHHINHLKPSFSYINTFDSILFSTSLNFLRKIVQRVMPDVILAEASRVGWVSTIVAKEFSIPCIVDMHGLAFAEAKGRKQKNWYQILGIEIEAFENCDNLIVVSKRMKDYVTKKMNISRNKIVIAPNGSDTQQNIAHYDTPLKVIYAGGFSYWESVHDFLNIAKYADPKIFRFYIAGNNSTGKTLFKRIKKENIRVTYLGYAPRQRIFTVLSKMHIGIAPSTRDLTRQVASPVKVFDYLAAGLPVVTPKIGDWGDIVEQENCGIALNEDTTENYVKALNTLIAENVWTTKSKNAIKSIQKKYTWNKALEPITNLLLTYKK; from the coding sequence ATGTGCACTCTACGAATATTAATCGTACATACAACAAATCCAAGACATACTTTCGGGGATCGAATTAGAGTTGAAAATGTCCAAAAGTCGCTTAGTAAAGCTGGTTTTCATGTTTTCGATACACGAATACCATTATCATATAATAGATACACTTTCATCAGACCTCGCGCATCTAAGGACATACTAGATAACTTATTTCCATTACACCACATAAATCATTTAAAGCCCTCTTTTTCATATATAAATACATTCGACTCTATTTTATTCAGCACTTCCCTGAACTTCTTGCGGAAAATAGTTCAAAGGGTGATGCCCGATGTCATTCTTGCTGAGGCATCAAGAGTGGGATGGGTTAGTACAATAGTGGCTAAAGAGTTTTCTATCCCTTGTATTGTCGACATGCATGGATTAGCTTTCGCTGAAGCAAAAGGGCGCAAACAAAAGAACTGGTATCAGATTCTAGGCATAGAAATTGAAGCTTTTGAAAATTGTGATAATCTAATAGTCGTTAGTAAGAGAATGAAAGATTACGTCACAAAGAAAATGAATATTTCAAGGAACAAGATAGTAATAGCTCCAAATGGTAGCGACACACAGCAAAATATTGCTCACTATGATACACCTCTAAAAGTAATCTATGCTGGGGGTTTCTCATATTGGGAAAGTGTGCACGATTTCCTAAATATTGCAAAATATGCAGATCCTAAAATATTCAGATTTTATATTGCAGGAAATAATTCAACAGGCAAGACATTATTTAAAAGGATAAAAAAAGAAAACATTCGCGTAACTTACTTAGGTTACGCCCCAAGGCAAAGAATATTTACTGTTCTTTCAAAAATGCATATAGGAATAGCACCATCAACAAGAGATTTAACTAGGCAAGTAGCTTCCCCTGTCAAGGTTTTTGATTACTTGGCTGCAGGATTACCTGTTGTCACTCCTAAAATTGGAGACTGGGGTGATATCGTAGAACAAGAAAACTGTGGGATAGCACTAAACGAAGATACAACCGAAAACTATGTAAAAGCATTAAACACATTAATTGCAGAGAATGTTTGGACAACAAAATCAAAAAATGCCATAAAAAGCATACAAAAAAAATACACGTGGAACAAAGCACTAGAACCGATAACAAACCTACTTTTGACATATAAAAAATAG
- the wecB gene encoding UDP-N-acetylglucosamine 2-epimerase (non-hydrolyzing): MNITIVVGTRPETIKMAPVIRELKKQNIPFTFIHSGQHYDYNMSLQFIKELNLPNPDYTFKLNNCNPASQIGEMMTKLEETLQINKSTLILIQGDTNTMLATALTGVKLGTKIGHIEAGLRSYDWRMPEEHNRRMVDHISDHLFAPTETAKQNLTKEQVYGKIHVTGNTIIDAINQHLPIAEKHSKIMQTINYKEYALATLHRAENVDNPKTLKNIIETFMDSPIPMIFPIHPRTTKKLQQLNLFQNLKNNKNIQLTPPLGYFDFLILMKHSKIILTDSGGIQEEATSPHIKKHVLVLRLSTERPEAVETGFAKIVGVNKNTILKNLNKHLNEKPNLPSQSPFGDGKTSQKIIKTLMKIT, translated from the coding sequence ATGAACATCACCATAGTTGTAGGAACAAGACCTGAAACCATCAAAATGGCTCCAGTCATAAGGGAACTGAAAAAACAGAACATCCCCTTCACTTTCATACATAGTGGACAACACTATGACTATAACATGTCCCTACAATTCATCAAAGAACTCAACCTACCAAACCCAGACTACACCTTCAAACTAAACAACTGCAACCCCGCTTCACAAATTGGCGAAATGATGACCAAACTCGAAGAAACACTCCAAATCAACAAATCTACACTCATCCTCATACAAGGAGACACAAATACCATGCTGGCGACAGCACTAACAGGAGTCAAACTCGGCACAAAAATAGGACATATAGAAGCGGGATTACGAAGCTACGATTGGCGCATGCCTGAAGAACACAACCGCAGAATGGTAGACCACATATCAGACCATCTCTTCGCCCCCACAGAAACAGCCAAACAAAACCTAACAAAAGAACAGGTCTACGGCAAAATCCATGTCACAGGCAACACCATAATAGACGCAATCAACCAACATCTACCCATCGCAGAAAAACACTCCAAAATCATGCAAACCATAAACTACAAAGAATACGCCCTAGCAACCCTCCACAGAGCTGAAAACGTAGACAACCCTAAAACCCTAAAAAACATAATCGAAACATTCATGGACTCACCAATCCCCATGATTTTTCCGATCCACCCAAGAACCACAAAAAAACTCCAACAACTAAACCTATTCCAAAACCTAAAAAACAACAAAAACATCCAACTAACCCCTCCTCTCGGCTACTTCGATTTCCTTATCTTAATGAAACACTCCAAAATCATCCTAACAGACTCAGGCGGAATACAAGAAGAAGCCACCTCACCCCACATCAAAAAACATGTACTCGTCCTGAGACTCTCAACCGAAAGACCAGAAGCAGTTGAAACCGGATTCGCCAAAATAGTAGGCGTAAACAAAAACACCATCCTAAAAAACCTAAACAAACACCTAAATGAAAAACCCAATCTCCCATCTCAATCCCCATTCGGAGACGGAAAAACCTCACAAAAAATAATTAAAACCCTCATGAAAATAACCTAA
- a CDS encoding glycosyltransferase family 2 protein: MHPLSVVAIAVLSLLYVWTIYNVPIVVSGVRSLCSKRTTKNCMGERKDLPLVSLIVPVKNEEKVVSRLLNAIVCADYPSDKKEIIIVEDGSTDSTAKICKEFAKDHPHQVKFLRRSFSDGKPSALQEAIKHVTGELVGVFDADNIPEGDFLLNAAGYFKDPTVAAVQGRLAAVNEDENILTKFVAQEEALRCEAYMRGKDVLGLFVPLTGSCYFVRKSVIDKVGGWDSKVLSEDMELAARLTHEGHKIRYASDVKSWQEYPATLSGFFKQRTRWFRGTMEVSFKYGSLLKRPNKTSVDAEITLAGPFVLISCLLGYFATVSSFIVPLNADAVFVLFANITSVLTLSLLALAGLAMIFTDKPRKVSNIAWLPFIYCYWFIQNFVAGYAFLQILLRRPRRWEKTAKTGKTTNLSFTSTR, translated from the coding sequence ATGCATCCCCTGTCTGTAGTTGCGATAGCTGTTCTTTCTTTGTTGTATGTTTGGACAATTTATAATGTGCCCATTGTTGTTTCCGGGGTTAGGAGTCTTTGTTCAAAACGCACAACAAAAAATTGTATGGGTGAACGCAAGGATTTGCCCCTAGTGTCCTTAATTGTTCCCGTGAAAAATGAAGAGAAAGTTGTTAGCAGGCTCTTGAATGCAATAGTTTGTGCAGATTATCCTTCTGATAAAAAAGAGATCATAATAGTAGAAGACGGCAGCACCGATAGTACTGCAAAGATTTGTAAAGAGTTTGCAAAGGATCATCCCCATCAGGTCAAGTTTTTACGTCGTTCTTTTTCCGACGGCAAGCCCTCTGCGTTGCAAGAAGCAATTAAGCATGTTACCGGGGAACTGGTTGGGGTTTTTGATGCAGATAATATTCCTGAAGGTGATTTTCTTTTAAATGCAGCAGGTTATTTTAAGGATCCTACAGTAGCAGCAGTTCAAGGCAGGTTAGCAGCAGTAAACGAGGATGAAAATATTCTAACAAAGTTTGTAGCCCAAGAAGAAGCCCTCAGATGTGAAGCCTACATGCGGGGAAAAGATGTTTTAGGGCTTTTTGTTCCCTTAACTGGTAGTTGTTATTTTGTAAGAAAATCAGTCATAGACAAAGTAGGGGGTTGGGACAGTAAAGTCTTATCTGAAGACATGGAATTAGCAGCCCGCCTAACCCATGAAGGCCATAAAATTCGTTATGCGTCTGATGTTAAATCCTGGCAAGAATATCCCGCTACTCTTTCGGGTTTTTTTAAGCAGCGAACTCGCTGGTTCCGGGGCACCATGGAAGTAAGCTTCAAGTACGGCAGCCTACTAAAGCGTCCAAACAAGACTTCCGTAGATGCTGAAATTACGTTAGCTGGGCCTTTTGTTTTGATTTCTTGTTTGTTAGGCTATTTTGCGACAGTTTCTTCTTTTATTGTTCCCCTAAATGCAGATGCAGTTTTTGTTTTGTTTGCAAACATTACTTCTGTGTTAACTCTTTCCCTGTTAGCTTTAGCAGGATTAGCAATGATTTTTACTGACAAGCCTCGAAAAGTTTCCAATATAGCATGGTTGCCTTTCATTTACTGTTACTGGTTTATTCAAAATTTTGTAGCAGGTTACGCTTTTTTGCAGATTTTACTAAGACGGCCAAGACGATGGGAAAAAACCGCCAAGACTGGGAAAACTACAAACCTAAGTTTTACTAGTACCCGATGA